One part of the Bradyrhizobium sp. CB1650 genome encodes these proteins:
- a CDS encoding alpha/beta fold hydrolase, translated as MEAALDDVFVDDITFSATDGYSLAGTLFLPRGAKRHAVLINSATAVPRKIYRGFASYLAHRGCAVLTYDYRGIAGSRLPAMVGYNRPKSLVGFNASMSDWAALDVTAAVTWMRDRYHTLPLGYVGHSFGGQALGLIANNFEVSRALFVASQAATWKLITPPENYRVLAFMNFIGVPVVHLLGYAPGWLGIGEDLPKGVFLQGAKWVSSPRHLFDSKLPALANFAGYKGELRALTFSDDPWATRPAVELLCSGFTAIKPEVLTVKPSEVGAKTIGHFGFFRPEHGDTLWRGVAEWIQGE; from the coding sequence ATGGAAGCGGCACTGGACGACGTCTTCGTCGACGACATCACCTTCTCGGCCACCGACGGCTATTCGCTCGCCGGCACCCTGTTCCTGCCACGCGGGGCCAAGCGTCATGCCGTCCTGATCAATTCGGCGACCGCCGTCCCCCGCAAGATCTATCGCGGCTTTGCCTCCTATCTCGCCCACCGCGGCTGTGCAGTGCTGACCTATGATTACCGCGGCATCGCGGGCTCCCGGCTCCCGGCGATGGTCGGCTACAACCGGCCGAAATCCCTGGTCGGCTTCAACGCCTCGATGTCGGACTGGGCGGCGCTCGATGTCACCGCCGCGGTCACCTGGATGCGAGATCGTTATCACACGCTGCCGCTCGGCTATGTCGGCCATTCCTTCGGCGGCCAGGCGCTCGGCCTGATCGCCAATAATTTTGAAGTTTCGCGCGCGCTGTTCGTCGCTTCCCAGGCTGCCACGTGGAAACTGATCACGCCTCCGGAAAACTATCGCGTACTCGCCTTCATGAATTTCATCGGCGTGCCCGTGGTCCACCTGCTCGGCTACGCGCCGGGCTGGCTCGGCATCGGCGAAGATCTACCCAAGGGCGTGTTCCTGCAGGGGGCCAAATGGGTGAGCAGTCCGCGTCATCTCTTTGATTCCAAGCTGCCGGCGCTGGCCAACTTTGCGGGCTACAAGGGCGAGCTGCGCGCGCTCACTTTTTCTGACGATCCCTGGGCGACACGGCCCGCGGTCGAACTGCTCTGCTCGGGCTTTACCGCGATCAAGCCGGAGGTGCTGACGGTGAAGCCGTCCGAGGTCGGCGCCAAGACGATCGGCCATTTCGGCTTCTTCCGCCCCGAGCACGGCGACACGCTGTGGCGCGGCGTGGCGGAATGGATCCAAGGGGAATGA
- a CDS encoding aldehyde dehydrogenase family protein — MSVAYDFVPSPAGEFMSRPQHLLIDGRRVPASSGRTFKSLNPATAQVIATVAEGNEVDVDLAVAAARRAFEGPWRTMRASERGQILSRWANLLKQHADAIVEIESLDAGKPIAATLRQDFPAAVDTLIYYAGWADKISGDVVPVRDDALTYTVREPVGVVAAIVPWNFPLMIGMWKLAPALACGCTVVMKPAELTSLSALRIAELALDAGLPPGVFNVVTGPGRVVGDALVNHPDVDKVTFTGSPGVGRGIMKGAAGNFKRVSLELGGKSANVIFDDADLDAATKAAASGIFFNAGQVCSAGSRVLVQEKAYDEVVERLAARAKSLRIGDPLDRNTALGPVISEKQMKSILDYVDIGRKEGAALVTGGERVGERGYFISPAVFAGVEHEMRISQEEIFGPVVSVIKFKDEADALRIANGTAYSLAAGVWSRDIGKLQRFAKGARAGTVWMNTYGYTDVRLPWGGERDSGLGREHGTAAIDNFTEPKAVWMNLAV; from the coding sequence ATGTCTGTTGCATATGACTTTGTGCCTTCGCCGGCCGGCGAGTTCATGTCGCGGCCGCAGCATCTTCTGATCGATGGTCGCCGCGTCCCCGCAAGCTCCGGACGCACCTTCAAATCACTCAATCCAGCGACCGCGCAGGTCATCGCCACCGTCGCCGAAGGCAACGAGGTGGACGTCGACCTTGCCGTGGCGGCCGCGCGCCGGGCCTTCGAAGGCCCGTGGCGCACAATGCGCGCCTCCGAACGTGGCCAGATCCTCTCCCGCTGGGCGAACCTGCTCAAGCAGCATGCCGACGCGATCGTCGAGATCGAGTCGCTCGACGCCGGCAAGCCGATCGCTGCGACGCTGCGCCAGGATTTCCCGGCGGCGGTGGACACGCTGATCTACTATGCCGGCTGGGCCGACAAGATCAGCGGCGACGTCGTTCCCGTGCGCGACGACGCCCTGACCTACACCGTGCGCGAGCCGGTCGGCGTGGTCGCTGCGATCGTGCCGTGGAATTTCCCGCTGATGATCGGCATGTGGAAGCTCGCGCCCGCGCTCGCCTGCGGCTGCACCGTCGTAATGAAGCCGGCCGAGCTGACTTCGCTGTCGGCGCTGCGCATCGCGGAGCTTGCCCTCGACGCGGGCCTGCCGCCCGGCGTCTTCAACGTCGTCACCGGTCCGGGCCGCGTCGTCGGCGATGCGCTGGTCAATCATCCCGACGTCGACAAGGTGACCTTCACCGGCTCGCCGGGTGTGGGGCGCGGAATCATGAAGGGCGCGGCCGGCAACTTCAAGCGCGTCTCGCTCGAGCTCGGCGGCAAGTCGGCCAATGTCATCTTCGACGATGCCGATCTCGACGCGGCCACGAAAGCGGCGGCTTCCGGCATCTTCTTCAACGCCGGCCAGGTGTGCTCGGCCGGCTCCCGCGTGCTGGTGCAGGAGAAGGCCTATGACGAGGTCGTCGAGCGGCTGGCCGCGCGCGCCAAATCGCTCAGAATCGGCGATCCGCTCGATCGCAACACCGCACTCGGGCCGGTGATCTCCGAGAAGCAGATGAAGTCGATCCTCGACTATGTCGACATCGGGCGGAAGGAAGGCGCCGCTCTCGTCACCGGCGGCGAGCGGGTCGGCGAACGTGGCTACTTCATCAGCCCCGCGGTATTCGCCGGCGTCGAGCACGAGATGCGGATCTCGCAGGAGGAGATTTTTGGCCCCGTCGTCAGCGTCATCAAATTCAAGGACGAGGCCGACGCGCTGCGGATCGCCAATGGCACCGCCTACAGCCTCGCCGCCGGCGTCTGGAGTCGCGACATCGGCAAGCTCCAGCGTTTTGCCAAGGGTGCGCGGGCCGGCACGGTCTGGATGAACACCTATGGTTACACCGACGTCCGCCTGCCCTGGGGCGGCGAGCGCGATTCCGGTCTCGGCCGCGAACATGGCACCGCCGCGATCGACAATTTCACCGAGCCCAAGGCGGTGTGGATGAATCTGGCCGTCTGA
- a CDS encoding substrate-binding domain-containing protein: MLQIEIEAVWRFRREGSPRSAVVMLGVLNEIRKTGKITSAASDAQLSYRHVWNLIEQWSEFFGTPLVETRRGKGSRLTPFGERLVWAGERMQARLGPQLDNLAQELASEIKPFLEQRPAVIRVHASHGFAVAKLREFLDREPGIGVDLRYVSNQHSLVSLAQGACDLSGLHLPHGALRAQGIKAAREWLDPREDRVISFVTREMGLMVARGNPLHIGSIQDLTSPKVRFVNRDHDSGTRLLFDQLLSAHGIDESRINGAQQIEFTHAAVAAYVASGMADASFGVEAAARHFGLDFIRVLTEDYFFVCKRAFLDAEPMRRILDIIRSADFRAAVATLPGYVPSDTGAVTGVKAFLEMHAVR, encoded by the coding sequence ATGCTTCAGATTGAGATTGAGGCCGTCTGGCGGTTTCGCCGGGAAGGCAGCCCGCGCAGCGCGGTGGTCATGCTCGGCGTGCTCAATGAGATCCGGAAGACCGGGAAGATCACGAGCGCGGCGAGCGATGCGCAGCTCTCTTATCGGCATGTCTGGAATCTGATCGAGCAATGGTCGGAGTTCTTCGGGACGCCGCTGGTCGAAACCCGGCGCGGCAAGGGCTCTAGGCTCACGCCGTTCGGGGAGCGCCTGGTGTGGGCGGGCGAACGCATGCAGGCGAGGCTCGGTCCGCAGCTCGACAATCTCGCACAGGAGCTTGCGAGCGAGATCAAGCCGTTCCTCGAGCAGCGTCCCGCGGTGATCCGCGTCCATGCCAGTCACGGCTTTGCGGTTGCCAAGCTGCGCGAATTCCTCGACCGTGAGCCCGGCATCGGCGTCGACCTGCGCTACGTCAGCAACCAGCATTCGCTCGTCTCGCTCGCCCAGGGCGCGTGCGACCTCTCCGGCCTGCATCTGCCGCATGGCGCATTGCGGGCACAAGGCATCAAGGCAGCGCGCGAATGGCTCGACCCGCGCGAGGACCGCGTCATCAGCTTCGTGACACGCGAGATGGGACTGATGGTCGCGCGCGGCAATCCGCTTCACATCGGATCGATCCAGGACTTGACCTCCCCCAAGGTGCGCTTCGTCAACCGCGATCACGATTCCGGCACGCGCCTTCTGTTCGATCAGTTGCTCTCGGCGCACGGCATCGACGAGAGCCGCATCAACGGCGCGCAGCAGATCGAGTTCACCCATGCCGCGGTCGCCGCGTATGTCGCGAGCGGCATGGCGGATGCGAGCTTCGGCGTCGAGGCCGCGGCGCGGCATTTCGGCCTCGATTTCATTCGCGTCCTCACCGAGGATTATTTCTTCGTCTGCAAGCGCGCGTTCCTCGATGCCGAGCCGATGCGCCGCATTCTCGATATTATCCGCAGCGCCGATTTTCGTGCCGCCGTCGCCACCCTGCCCGGCTACGTGCCGTCGGATACGGGTGCGGTAACCGGCGTGAAGGCGTTCCTGGAGATGCACGCCGTGCGGTGA
- a CDS encoding TIGR00645 family protein — translation MTSEAQAPFVRSAAQPPIGLFPKLIFGSRWLQLPLYVGLIVAQAVYVLLFLKELWHLAVHWFDVNEQQIMLTVLGLIDVVMISNLLVMVIVGGYETFVSRLNLRGHPDEPEWLSHVNASVLKIKLAMAIVGISSISLLRTFIEAGNLGTTRSNFTESGVMWQVLIHLTFIVSAIGIAWVDRLADNAHRKEIGHH, via the coding sequence ATGACGTCCGAAGCCCAAGCACCTTTCGTGCGTTCCGCGGCCCAGCCGCCGATCGGCCTGTTTCCAAAGCTGATCTTCGGCTCGCGCTGGCTGCAACTGCCGCTCTATGTCGGCCTCATCGTCGCGCAGGCGGTCTATGTGCTGCTGTTCCTGAAGGAGCTCTGGCATCTCGCCGTGCACTGGTTCGACGTCAATGAGCAGCAGATCATGCTCACCGTGCTCGGGCTGATCGATGTCGTCATGATCTCGAATCTATTGGTGATGGTCATCGTCGGCGGCTACGAGACCTTCGTCTCGCGCCTCAACTTGCGAGGCCATCCGGACGAGCCGGAATGGCTGAGTCACGTCAACGCCAGCGTGCTCAAGATCAAGCTCGCGATGGCGATCGTCGGCATCTCCTCGATCTCGCTGCTTCGAACCTTCATCGAGGCGGGCAATCTCGGCACGACGCGGAGCAATTTCACCGAGTCCGGCGTGATGTGGCAGGTGCTGATCCATCTGACCTTCATCGTCTCCGCGATCGGTATCGCCTGGGTCGATCGGCTCGCCGACAACGCGCATCGCAAGGAGATCGGGCATCATTGA
- a CDS encoding TerC family protein gives MTEFFAADALAALFQVVLIDLVLAGDNAVVIGLAAAGLPADQRRRAIIVGIAAATALRIAFAGIATQLLQVIGLLLAGGVLLLWVCWKMWRELRDQAPHGSELAFSHGNGAGPAAVPRKTFGQAAAQIVAADVSMSLDNVLAVAGAAREHPYILAFGLLLSVALMGVAADLLGRVLQKQRWIAYVGLAIIVYVAFEMIYRGSLELAPVIASL, from the coding sequence ATGACCGAATTTTTCGCCGCCGACGCGCTGGCCGCGCTCTTCCAGGTCGTCCTGATCGACCTTGTGCTGGCCGGCGACAACGCAGTCGTCATCGGCCTCGCCGCGGCGGGTCTGCCCGCCGACCAGCGCCGCCGCGCCATCATCGTCGGCATCGCCGCAGCCACCGCGCTCCGTATCGCTTTTGCCGGCATTGCGACCCAACTCCTGCAGGTGATTGGCCTGCTGCTCGCCGGCGGTGTGCTGCTGCTATGGGTGTGCTGGAAGATGTGGCGCGAGCTGCGCGACCAGGCGCCCCACGGCAGCGAGCTTGCGTTCAGCCACGGCAACGGAGCCGGCCCGGCAGCGGTGCCGCGCAAAACGTTCGGCCAGGCGGCGGCGCAGATCGTCGCTGCCGACGTCTCGATGTCGCTCGATAATGTGCTGGCGGTCGCAGGCGCCGCGCGCGAGCATCCCTACATCCTCGCCTTCGGCCTCTTGTTGTCGGTCGCCCTGATGGGCGTCGCCGCGGACCTGCTCGGCCGCGTGCTGCAGAAGCAGCGCTGGATCGCCTATGTCGGCCTCGCCATCATCGTCTATGTCGCTTTCGAGATGATCTATCGCGGCTCGCTCGAGCTCGCGCCGGTCATCGCGAGTCTCTGA
- a CDS encoding tellurite resistance TerB family protein gives MSDANHSNPLEIEITEPSSLNEQAAVALVIAGALVAVADRRVSPVERDEVIRFIRDRGLAPHIDDDRLIAMFDELAERLEQPDFANVVIDTLRPVADLPLASHLMELSERVAAADEDVHPHEVQAIKLLRLLTLVLPRAKQVPSGAARVEQPAAPAERA, from the coding sequence ATGTCTGACGCCAACCATTCAAATCCACTCGAGATCGAGATCACGGAGCCGTCCAGCCTCAATGAGCAGGCCGCGGTGGCGCTGGTGATCGCCGGCGCGCTCGTCGCCGTGGCCGACCGTCGCGTCTCGCCCGTCGAACGCGACGAGGTGATCCGCTTCATCAGGGATCGCGGCCTGGCTCCGCACATCGATGATGACAGACTGATTGCGATGTTCGACGAGCTTGCCGAGCGGCTCGAACAGCCCGACTTCGCCAACGTGGTGATCGACACGTTGCGGCCGGTCGCCGATCTGCCGCTCGCCTCCCATCTCATGGAGCTGTCCGAGCGCGTCGCGGCCGCGGACGAGGACGTGCATCCTCACGAGGTGCAGGCGATCAAGCTGCTCCGCCTGCTGACGCTGGTGTTGCCGCGGGCAAAGCAGGTCCCGTCCGGCGCCGCGCGGGTCGAGCAACCTGCGGCCCCTGCGGAGCGAGCATGA
- a CDS encoding winged helix-turn-helix domain-containing protein, translating into MVPQPAPEAYKFGAFALDAETGALFCAGVSTLLGQRGAALLRILLERAGSPVSKDALIEAAWPGLNVEESNLTVQIAALRRALEQDGGGRWIETLPRRGYRYVGPPVARVEANADEARHRTALLVPVKPSVAVLPFEHSGEAAWFADGMVDDIITGLSRIRWLFVIARSSSFVWRGRVADVRQVGRDLGVRYVLQGSVRRAADRLRINAQLVDAASSTHIWAERYDRTVGDLFALQDEIALAVVGAIEPSLRRAEVERIGRKRPDSLDAYELVLRAQPDVDSGMPDRAAIALPQLQRALALDPTYGLAHGLAAMSYHNRFLRAGLREEDRLASVRHARLAIEHGRDDALALTFAGFSLGMDAHDRQAAFAAFEAALALSPSTALAWILGSVVAGWAGQAERAIDWSERGMRLSPFDPWAFAAYDAQALGHFCRDRHAEAASAAYKSNLANPAHSITWVQLAASLAALGRLDEARAAAACVLELQPTFRIGRQFAGVDCAAELASKLGRALRAAGLPE; encoded by the coding sequence ATGGTCCCGCAGCCCGCACCAGAGGCCTACAAGTTCGGCGCCTTTGCACTCGATGCCGAGACGGGCGCGCTGTTTTGCGCGGGCGTGTCGACCTTGCTCGGCCAGCGCGGTGCCGCGCTGCTGCGCATCCTGTTGGAGCGTGCCGGGTCGCCGGTCAGCAAGGATGCGCTGATCGAGGCGGCGTGGCCGGGGCTCAATGTCGAAGAAAGCAATCTGACGGTACAGATCGCCGCGCTCCGCCGCGCGCTGGAGCAGGACGGCGGAGGGCGCTGGATCGAGACGTTGCCGCGTCGCGGCTATCGCTACGTCGGCCCACCGGTGGCACGCGTCGAGGCGAATGCGGACGAAGCCAGGCATCGGACCGCGCTGTTGGTGCCGGTCAAGCCTTCGGTCGCCGTGCTGCCGTTCGAGCATTCCGGTGAAGCCGCCTGGTTCGCCGACGGCATGGTTGACGACATCATCACGGGACTGTCGCGCATCAGATGGTTGTTCGTGATCGCGCGCAGTTCCAGCTTCGTCTGGCGGGGCCGCGTCGCCGACGTCAGGCAGGTCGGCCGCGATCTCGGCGTGCGCTACGTCCTGCAGGGCAGCGTGCGGCGCGCCGCGGACCGCCTCCGCATCAACGCGCAACTGGTCGACGCCGCAAGCAGCACACATATCTGGGCCGAGCGCTATGACCGGACCGTGGGCGACTTGTTCGCGTTGCAGGACGAGATCGCGCTCGCCGTGGTCGGCGCGATCGAGCCGAGCCTGCGCCGCGCCGAGGTCGAGCGCATCGGCCGCAAACGCCCCGACAGTCTCGACGCCTACGAACTCGTGCTGCGCGCCCAGCCGGATGTCGACTCGGGCATGCCCGATCGCGCGGCAATCGCGCTGCCGCAACTTCAGCGGGCATTGGCGCTCGATCCCACTTACGGGCTCGCTCATGGCCTGGCCGCGATGAGCTATCACAATCGCTTTCTGCGGGCGGGGCTGAGGGAAGAGGATCGGCTGGCGTCAGTCCGTCACGCGCGACTTGCAATCGAGCACGGGCGCGATGATGCTCTGGCCCTGACCTTTGCCGGTTTCTCGCTCGGCATGGACGCTCACGACCGTCAGGCCGCCTTCGCCGCATTCGAAGCGGCACTTGCGCTCAGCCCCTCGACAGCACTGGCCTGGATTCTCGGCAGCGTCGTCGCCGGCTGGGCCGGTCAAGCGGAGCGCGCCATTGACTGGAGCGAGCGCGGCATGCGCCTCAGTCCGTTCGATCCGTGGGCGTTTGCCGCCTACGATGCGCAGGCGCTCGGCCATTTCTGCAGAGATCGCCATGCGGAGGCGGCGAGCGCAGCCTACAAGTCCAATCTCGCCAACCCCGCGCACAGCATCACCTGGGTCCAGCTCGCAGCATCGCTCGCTGCGCTCGGCCGGCTCGACGAGGCGAGGGCGGCCGCCGCTTGTGTTCTTGAGTTGCAGCCGACCTTCCGCATCGGCCGCCAGTTCGCTGGGGTCGATTGCGCGGCGGAGCTGGCATCGAAACTCGGCCGCGCGCTGCGCGCAGCCGGCCTGCCGGAATGA
- a CDS encoding cupin domain-containing protein, translating to MSAKPIIHRPGEGRQVRLAGHPMTFLVTGNDTRHTSMFEWTIPAGFSTGLHVHRVQEETFYVLEGECDWQVGNERVRATPGTYVFLPPGVPHNIGNASDKVARVLMTVSPPGHERYFEELAETVARGGAADPEAIAELRARYDTDQLSALKS from the coding sequence ATGAGTGCAAAGCCGATCATCCACAGACCCGGGGAAGGCAGGCAAGTCAGGCTGGCCGGCCATCCCATGACATTCCTGGTCACCGGCAACGACACGCGACACACTTCGATGTTCGAGTGGACGATCCCGGCCGGCTTCTCGACCGGCCTGCATGTCCATCGGGTGCAGGAGGAGACGTTCTATGTCCTGGAGGGCGAGTGTGACTGGCAGGTCGGCAACGAACGCGTGCGCGCCACGCCCGGCACCTACGTGTTTCTTCCCCCAGGGGTGCCGCACAACATCGGCAACGCGTCCGACAAGGTCGCGCGCGTGCTCATGACCGTGTCGCCACCCGGCCACGAGCGCTATTTCGAGGAGCTGGCCGAGACCGTGGCACGCGGCGGCGCAGCCGATCCCGAAGCGATCGCTGAACTGCGGGCCCGCTATGACACGGATCAGCTATCGGCACTGAAGAGTTAG
- a CDS encoding nuclear transport factor 2 family protein: protein MDDRTRLVALQRHWDASDANDFEAEHDIYREDAVLDYPQSGERIRGRRNIQESRFVQPNKKRFTVRRIVGGGDLWVTEFVLSYDGVPSYVVSIMEFREGQVAHETQYFGDRFEPAPSRAHLVERLG, encoded by the coding sequence ATGGACGATCGAACCAGGTTGGTGGCGCTCCAGCGCCATTGGGATGCTTCGGACGCAAACGATTTCGAGGCCGAACACGATATCTATCGTGAGGACGCTGTGCTTGATTATCCGCAATCGGGCGAGCGGATCCGCGGCCGGAGGAATATTCAAGAGAGCCGTTTCGTGCAGCCGAACAAGAAGCGCTTCACGGTTCGGCGAATTGTCGGCGGAGGCGATCTCTGGGTGACTGAATTCGTCCTGAGCTATGACGGTGTTCCGTCCTACGTGGTGAGCATCATGGAATTCCGCGAAGGACAGGTCGCTCACGAAACGCAATATTTCGGCGACCGATTCGAACCTGCGCCGTCGCGGGCCCATCTTGTCGAGCGGTTGGGTTAG
- a CDS encoding PLP-dependent aminotransferase family protein, translating into MAQMKTTATRRAGRMGARQIYEALRDQIIARVYGTDGLLPSSRALADEMGVARSTVTVAYEQLAAEGFIETRHGARPRVAGALVERGRARVVSRPSARKARLSKFAERLRQDPPRWNEPPRGLVANFRYGELSSSDFPVLAWKKAVVAAMTRKPERLAYDDPCGSLRLRTALQGYLWRSRRVRCDVDQIVVVNGSQQGLDICARLLLDAGDRFVMEDPGYQMARHTFAATGAVAVPIPVDHDGLGTEGLDGVEARLAYVTPSHQYPLGGVLPIGRRHQLLAWARKANAYVIEDDYDSEYRYDTKPIPPLHALEGSDNVIYLGTISKTLSPTLRIGYLVVPAGLRFLFGAAKQIMDRHTPLVEQEALAAMLESGAYESHVRRARRRNAERQQALLSALRRRFGDRVRIDGMAAGLHVVAWFEGLPQAREEALIEAARAKGVGIYPVSALFDGRRMGRRRSREAVGLVIGYSALETAQIDRGCRLLAQAVDEVGAP; encoded by the coding sequence ATGGCCCAGATGAAAACGACTGCGACGCGCCGCGCCGGCCGGATGGGAGCGCGGCAGATCTACGAGGCGCTGAGGGATCAGATCATCGCGCGGGTGTACGGCACCGACGGTCTCTTGCCGTCGTCGCGGGCGCTCGCCGACGAGATGGGCGTGGCGCGCTCGACCGTGACCGTTGCGTACGAACAGCTCGCCGCTGAAGGTTTCATCGAGACACGCCATGGCGCGCGGCCGCGTGTCGCCGGCGCCTTGGTCGAGCGGGGACGCGCGCGCGTCGTGTCCCGACCGTCGGCGCGCAAAGCGCGGCTGTCGAAGTTCGCTGAGCGGCTGCGGCAGGATCCGCCGCGCTGGAACGAACCGCCGCGCGGACTTGTCGCGAACTTCCGCTATGGCGAGCTTTCGTCGTCCGACTTTCCCGTGCTTGCGTGGAAGAAAGCCGTGGTCGCGGCGATGACGCGCAAGCCCGAACGGCTTGCCTATGACGATCCCTGCGGCTCGCTGCGGCTCCGCACGGCGCTTCAGGGCTATCTGTGGCGATCGCGACGCGTGCGATGCGACGTCGACCAGATCGTCGTCGTGAACGGCTCGCAGCAGGGCCTGGATATCTGCGCGCGCCTGCTGCTCGACGCCGGCGACCGCTTCGTCATGGAGGATCCCGGCTACCAGATGGCGCGGCACACCTTTGCGGCGACGGGCGCCGTCGCGGTGCCGATTCCCGTCGATCATGACGGCCTCGGGACGGAGGGGCTCGATGGCGTCGAGGCCCGCCTCGCCTATGTCACGCCGTCGCATCAGTATCCGCTCGGCGGCGTCCTGCCGATCGGGCGCCGCCATCAGTTGCTCGCCTGGGCGAGAAAGGCCAACGCCTATGTGATCGAGGACGACTACGACAGCGAGTATCGCTACGACACCAAGCCGATCCCGCCGCTGCATGCGCTGGAAGGCAGCGACAACGTGATCTATCTCGGGACCATCTCCAAGACGCTCTCTCCGACGCTGCGCATCGGCTATCTGGTGGTGCCCGCCGGGCTTCGATTCCTATTCGGCGCCGCCAAGCAGATCATGGACCGGCACACGCCGCTGGTCGAACAGGAGGCGCTTGCCGCGATGCTGGAGAGCGGCGCCTATGAGAGCCACGTCCGCCGCGCCCGCCGCCGCAACGCCGAACGCCAGCAGGCGCTGCTCAGCGCCTTGCGCCGCCGGTTCGGCGACCGGGTCCGGATCGACGGCATGGCCGCCGGCCTGCATGTGGTGGCGTGGTTCGAGGGCCTGCCGCAGGCGCGCGAAGAAGCGTTGATCGAGGCGGCCCGCGCAAAGGGCGTCGGCATCTATCCCGTCTCCGCCCTGTTCGACGGGCGCCGGATGGGTCGCCGCCGATCGCGGGAGGCGGTCGGTCTCGTCATAGGCTATTCGGCGCTTGAGACGGCGCAGATCGACCGCGGCTGCCGGCTTCTTGCCCAGGCCGTCGACGAAGTCGGGGCCCCGTAA
- a CDS encoding FMN-binding negative transcriptional regulator: MYIPPAFRDDDIESIRATIRGARLANLVTATAEGPVATPLPLFLDESEGDHGVLYGHLAKANPQWQLAPIGHALAIFGGPEAYVTPSWYTTKQETGKVVPTWNYVAVHAYGPVEFFHEPERLLDVVTRLTDRHEGPRAKPWAVSDAPADFIAAQLRGIVGLRIPVVRFEGKRKMSQNRPEADRIGVAAGLAASEDPGDREVAPLIPRPV, encoded by the coding sequence ATGTACATACCCCCCGCCTTCAGGGACGACGACATCGAGAGCATTCGGGCGACCATACGGGGCGCGCGCCTTGCCAATCTGGTGACGGCCACGGCCGAAGGTCCGGTTGCCACCCCGCTGCCGCTCTTCCTCGACGAGAGCGAAGGCGATCACGGCGTGCTCTATGGCCATCTGGCGAAGGCCAACCCGCAATGGCAGCTAGCCCCCATCGGCCATGCACTGGCGATCTTCGGTGGTCCCGAGGCTTATGTGACGCCGTCCTGGTACACGACCAAGCAGGAGACCGGAAAGGTCGTGCCGACCTGGAATTACGTCGCCGTGCATGCCTACGGCCCGGTCGAATTCTTCCACGAGCCCGAGCGTCTGCTCGACGTGGTCACGCGGCTGACGGACAGGCACGAAGGCCCCCGCGCCAAGCCGTGGGCCGTCAGCGATGCTCCCGCCGACTTCATCGCCGCGCAGCTCCGTGGAATCGTGGGGTTACGCATTCCCGTCGTGCGGTTCGAGGGCAAGCGCAAGATGAGCCAGAACCGTCCCGAGGCCGACCGAATCGGCGTCGCGGCAGGGCTCGCGGCAAGCGAGGACCCCGGGGATCGCGAGGTCGCTCCGCTGATCCCGCGTCCGGTCTGA